Genomic segment of Arachis hypogaea cultivar Tifrunner chromosome 16, arahy.Tifrunner.gnm2.J5K5, whole genome shotgun sequence:
GCTGATAATTGCTTCCTACCAAAAAGAATTactagttaataattttttagtttgtcTTTTTGCGACACTCATTAAACAAAAggtaataaatagaaaaagaaataaaaagggccCAACCGGGTTCGAACCGGTGACCtcttgatctgcagtcaaatgctctaccactgagctatggacccttatttgttaaaatattttttacaatttaatttaatattttacagCAGGTTTGCCAGAATAATAGAACAAAACAAGTCCTATCAGAATCCCAAAAACATTTGCTTTCAACGGGGAGAGATAGTCCAaggattaatattttataatcagtaattgtatttgatttttaataattttttggatAAACAGTAACTTCCTCTAAAATTTATGTATAAGATGCAGATTATTTTCTCTCCCATACTCATGTACTGATTTACACTAGGCTTCTAAGTTATGTGTTAATGCTACAAATATAACTATTTTAGCTTTTAGTTTAATATTaatgatttattgattttaacatataaaatgtaaatttggaagatattattttaataattgaagATTTCATCTCATGTTTAACTAACATTTTAGGTATAGTGTGCATTAGTCACTCAAATTTTGAACATTAAAGAGTATATTATTGTCTTTATTAATCTCATACataactccttttttttttttttataaagcaAACTAAATAATAAAGAGGCAgacaaatatcaatatatcatggGTATCCAAGTTCATGGAGTACGGTATGTAAGAGAAtttcatttttgaaaatgaaCTTAACTTTTTATTACAGGGCCAAAATTAAAACTTATATCTAgaacaacaataattcacaatGAAGTTACTATAGATAATTTTTGTACAATTACATTTATATTAATTgggttatgctacgtgtacacactaaaattagttatcaaagtTAGCCACTAGTATAAAACACATGttaaaatacaaatacacattgaaaataaattaaatcacacatgtatttataaacaaatatattggtggctgattttagtagctaattttagtgtacaaataatattttccaTATTAGTTTATTATCtaacattttcaatttttttctacattaaattaattttgaCACTATAATTTCAAGgcctttaaataaataaatacaattctTGGATTCAAacaacaaaatttttttctttgaattttaattttgtgcttcaacattttttttcttaaatgaaTGCTGAATATTCAAATTACACTCAAATAATATATTTCAATATTCTAGATTTACAAAGTTCTCATAAAGGTTTCAATACGTATAGgacaaaaaaatttgtattattgAGCTGCTATAATTAATCATttgttttatattatataattaaaatttatacttGATTATACATTCTTTTCTAAATCATAATCAATCTTTATTATTTGAATCTACTGTTAAATTTCTAATATgtaatgaataaaaattaaaaatatatatatatatatatatatatatatatatatatataaatacctataaataaaagtttaggccataatttttttttcaccgcGCGTAAGCGCGCAGGTCCACTTGCTAGTTTTAATGATTAATGATTATATAAGAATAGTATTATGGTGAATTCTATGGTGTCTATAACTTGATGCCTAACTTTTACCTAACTTACTTTTTATAGtaatatttgaatatttaataattatttatttttatatttttaaaattaaatattaatttttaaccttttttgATAAGTTAGGCAAACACTTTTAGGCACCATAGCAATCACCTAGTATTATTAGGTAAAGATAGTAATTGTAGGAAAAGTTGGTTGAGTTTTGGTGGCTTGCATGTCGCATTTGGAATGTGGCTTCTTTCCCTCTCCCTGTGTATGAAATGAGAGAGTTAAGTGAAGGTgatttgttcatcattctttgataaatagtaaatacttaaatagatAGATAGGTGAAGGCGCTGATTATTGTCTTATTCCCTTGTATCCTCCGCCCCTACTCCTTTCTTTTCTGATTGAATTACATTAACATAATAAGccaattaataataacaataataaaacgtAATACACATTTTTCTCTCTTCATTGGAAGTTACGATAATGTCTTTCTCAGCAACCAACTTTGCTCAACCTCGTCCTGTCCCTGTCGGAATCAGATCCAATGAGAAGTCATTGTCTTCGGATCCCTTCAGATTCAGATTCAGAGGTTCTCCATCTTTCCTTGGATCTCCACACAGCCTTCGTTTCAATCCTACCCCTCCCCTTAAGCTTGCTATTCCTCACAGCCGCCGATCCCCTGCTGCCGCTGTCACCGATGTTTCCAACGGCAAAATGGTCAAATCCAGCGCCAATATGGTACTCCCTTTTCCCTCGTTTTCTCTCCCTTTCCAGCATTGCATCAATTCTGCGTGATGGGCTTCTGAAAAACAGAATGGACAAAACTTTTCGATGCttaattctcttttttatttgtgCTCTTTCAATCGTGTAGAGATACTCCATAACATGATGATATGGATTTTGGGGATTGATTAAACGTTAAGAAGAGCTCATTTCTTGCAGATTCTAGAAATAGATGTTTGAGATTGTTGTTTAGTTATTTGGATTTGTGTTGCAGCTCATTACCAAAGAGGAAGGCTTGGAGCTCTATGAAGACATGATATTAGGCAGATTCTTTGAGGACATGTGCGCACAGATGTACTATAGAGGCAAAATGTTCGGTTTTGTTCACTTGTACAATGGCCAAGAAGCTGTGTCAACTGGGTTCATCAAGCTTCTAAAGAAGGAAGACACTGTAGTGAGCACCTACAGGGACCATGTTCATGCGCTGAGTAAGGGCGTACCAGCACGTGCCGTCATGAGTGAGCTCTTTGGAAAGGCCACAGGGTGCTGCAGAGGACAAGGTGGCTCAATGCACATGTTCTCAAAGGAGCATAATTTGATTGGTGGGTTTGCTTTCATTGGTGAAGGTATTCCTGTGGCAACTGGAGCAGCATTCTCCAGCAAGTACAGGAGGGAGGTGCTCAAAGAGGCAAGTGCTGATCACGTGACACTGGCGTTCTTTGGCGATGGAACTTGTAACAATGGACAGTTCTATGAATGCCTTAACATGGCAGCTTTGTGGAAATTGCCAATTATTTTTGTTGTGGAGAATAATTTGTGGGCTATTGGGATGTCACATCTGAGGGCAACTTCAGATCCTGAGATATGGAAGAAAGGACCAGCATTTGGAATGGCAGGGGTTCATGTAGATGGAATGGATGTTTTGAAGGTTAGGGAAGTCGCAAAGGAGGCAATTGAAAGAGCCCGAAGAGGAGATGGACCAACTTTGGTGGAATGTGAGACCTATAGATTTAGAGGTCACTCATTGGCTGATCCTGATGAGCTTCGTGATCCTGGTAAGCAATTCCATTATGTATTTCTCATGGTATCTTAGTAACATTCACTTTTGAACCCATGTTTATCATGATATGTTTATGCTTTGGCAGCTGAGAAGGCACGCTATGCTGCTAGGGATCCGATATCTGCATTGAAAAAATACATGATTGAGAACAAATTAGCAAATGAACAAGAATTGAAGAGCATAGAGAAAAAGATTGATGAGGTCCTTGATGATGCTGTTGAGTATTCAGATGAGAGCCCCCTTCCACCCCGCAGCCAGCTTCTAGAGAATGTTTTCGCTGATCCAAAAGGTTTTGGAATTGGCCCTGATGGCAAGTACAGATGTGAGGACCCAAAATTCACCCAGGGGACTGCtcatgtctaattttttttttaaaactatttttttatcctGACATCTATCTGTTTGTGATTTTTTGTTTTGGACGCATATTCCTCTAATTCATATACTTAATAGAGGTCAAATTAATACTCAAACGTTGCTCACAGAATGTATTACCTTCTAAGCAGGATTTGTTGTTTAGATCAGAACTTCCCCCTTTGTGAAACTGGTGTGAAAGCTTGATTGTCCTGTTTTTTTTTGCAGATTTCTCAGACTTTTACTACTTGTAACATTTTAAATCCCTGCTTCTTGCCTTATGTTCTAATGACTTGTGAGTATTGCAAAAGACTCTGCCACTGATCAGCATAAAATAAGCATTATATGTACATGGGCATCAGCAGCCTCTATCAAAGGAAAGGTTAAGAAAATCATGCTTAAAACTCATTTAAGTTTCGTATTACCAATCTCCTGTGTCTGCAATTTTAAATATATGTTGAGATTTCGTGGAAAATGGAAATAGTCAATAATTGTAGTGCTACTATTCTTGACGCGACAGAATCACCAGAACAAAATAATAGCAAATTATACAAAGATTGGCAACACAGGTACAAGTACACTAACATGGGTTATAAGCATGGGAAGTTATCCAACAGATTTCCTTCTCGAAAATTGATTTACAAAAGATACAACATATTTAATCTCAAAATTGGAcggtaagcaatgaagaataatgaccTTTTGTACAACATGCTCTGCATACAAAGACTGATTATACTTGCACTCTTTCGGTCTTTCCCTTATGAAGCCAACAACAACGTAATGCAAGCAACATAAAATAACTGAGAGCCAGCCCAAACAGTAAAAATTAACAACAGGAAGGATGAATATATAATACTTATCTGgaagatttttcttttaataaaataattaaaggaAAGAAGAATGTGCAGAGACCATATAGATTGGTATCACAACTTAAGAGCAGCTATGGCTTCTGGCTTGAAATCAACCCGTAGACCCAATACACGCCTAACCTCTGCTGGAGTTAATCTCCAAGTCATAGGTCCCGAGTTCTCACCCCAGAAATCTAAGATCTCAGAAACTTTTTCTAAATTTAGAATGGTTGCCATTTGTGTAAGACGGGCAAACTTGTCTCTAACAGTTCTCTGTGTCATGACGCTGAAATGGCTTACAAGAGCTCTAGCATCTCTGTCAAGCTGAAGGCCACCAAGCTGACTAAATCTCTTCTGCATCATAATGACTTCAAGCCTTTTCACAATGAAGTCAATAACCAAATGAACAAAAGTGTCATAATTGTTAACAGTCATCAATGGCTGCATCCATGCCACATTTGTCTCCACAGCATGGAGAAGTCTTTGAACCCAAGGGTCATTCACCTCATTATCTGCATACTCCGCCTCTGAAAGCTCATAGCTGATTGTTCCTACACTGTCTAATACGGGTCGTATTCGTGGCGTAATGGTTGCAACAAGTTGCTCAATACCGGCATTCAGAGCTTGCTTGAAAGCATTGCTGCTATCTGCCAACTCAGACAAACAAGATTTCACCTTTTCTCGGTCAGCTGGCGCAGGAAAAACCTACAAAAAGTAATTCGGTCAGTTAATGCTAAAATTATACAgtgattatattattatattgggCAAAGCAATACTACACATGAGAGCCATTTTGATACTATTACAGATTATGGCACCATATACCAGATATTAAAGACCAATTGGAAAAATAATAATGTAACTCTGATCGATCCATAAAGTTCCTTCATCTGAAAGGGGCTGTCTTGTGGAAGCTAGAGAGATATGTGTCACATTTAATTAGCAGAATTGCCGTCCAATGTATGGTAAAAATGATACTTCCCATCAAGAATTAGATATCACATCAGTCTCTATAAGTACCAAAGAAACACAGTTCGAACTACACAAGAACAAACAGAACAGAAGGAAACTGGGAGAATTTTATTGTTAGATAAATCATAGTTCTACGGGGTCCTCACTGTCAAAGAATGTGAAACAAGATTCTCAAAAGAACATGGGCACCAAAAATATAAGTTATAGGCCTGTAACTGAAAATAATCCAGAATACTATTTCCAAAGAACACTAAGAGcaattctttaataaattatctACTAATTCAAATAACCTGCCTGTATTAGCTACGCCAGCCTGaagttgattaaaaaaaattgaccaTATATATTTCACCCCATTCTGGGAATAGTATAGTTCAATATTGATGCTGTTCTATATCCATCCAAGATTAATTTCTTAATATTACTCGAAGCAATAATTTTGATCATATGTGCTACTGTGCACAGCTAGAAACAACTGCTCTATTGGTTTTCATCATGATTGTTTTTGTAATTCATAAGAATCAAATTCTTGTATGACTAATCCCTAGAATATCAAATTGCCTTCCTCTGTAAAATAGAGCACAACCATGGATAAACCTGGATGTACCAAGCAAATTTACTGCTTTGATGAAATGTAAACTATAAGGTACTTAAAATATTGCAATTACCTCAGCACATTGTTCCTCAATTTCGTGCTTGAGCTTCAAAACATATTCACTGCTAACATCCATATTATTTAAAGACGTTGCAATTTCTGTCCCAGTCTTCTGCACACCAACGCCACCAAAGAACAACTTTGCACCAAGGTTCGGCTCTCTTGTTTTCTGTTGCAAGGCTTCCTGATATTCATTGCTCAACAAACTACTGGCCCCACTCAAAACCGCCACAACAGAACTGATATTAGCAGTGGATATTGCCCTTCTTAAGCAACTTTGCAACACATAAAACACATCGTCTACCATAGAAGTGGTAAGGCTGTCAGGTACATGTTCATCGATCCTGATAGCCTTCCTGACATTTTCCACCATGAAGAATCCCTCCAGAATCACATAAAACCCAGTTAGATCCTGAGCCACTTTGCTGAAACTACCACTCCTGAAAGCCTTGGTTGCACGCGGGACCAATTCAGGATCAACAGAAGTAAGTCCTTTGATCTTGGAAATCATGAACTCGGTGTAATCCTCACCCAACTGCATCAGCGAGAGGATCTCTTCCAAGTACAATTCAATCTCTCGCGGGTCCGGTCCCTCAGGGCTTCCTCCAACAGCTAGCAAATTGTTGTTCTGAGCATTAATCTCAGTGGACAACTTAGCCAACTTCCTATACTCCATATACTTTTTCAAGATCACAGAACCCCTCGAATCACACTCCTCCTGGAGCTCACAGATCGCATACACAATCCCATCCTCTCCACACAGACTACTCAAGATCTCACTGTTCTCTTCAATTGCCAACACAATGTCCTTAAACAAATTAGTCAAACACCCAACGAAGTTAACAGGGCTCTGATTCATACCAGCATTGATGCCACCGGCACTATTCTGCTCCATCAACTCCACCAACTGCTCAAATTCCAGCCTCGAGCGCATCGCAATCACCTTCTTCAAGTACCCAACGTAAACCTGCAAACCCTCCTCCTCCAAACCCAGCGGCGTATACAACCGAATGAACCTCAGAATGGAAGGGTGGTCACGCTGGTCCACAGCGTTGGAGAGCTTCTTCCGGACGATCCCTTCGAGCTGCTTCTTGGCGCCCATCAAGCGCTCCCTCTGATCGGAGGCGGAATCCTTGTACTGAGAGTCGATCTGGAGGAACGTCTGCACGTACTTCGCAGCAGCCTCATAGTCCTCGTTTTCGAGAGCGCGGTGGACACCGTCGAGGCAGTTGGCCCTCTCTACGATGGCGTCGATACGGAGGAGCGTGGAGCGGACTCGCGACTGTGCGATGTCGAGCTCCCGGACCTTACGGCTGACGTCATCGGCGAGGTCGCAAGTGGAGGAGACGTTAGAGAGCATGTGGTCTGAATCAGACTTGACAatatcgagaacctcagatgagcGCTGGAGGTGGAGGAGGTGGCGGTCGAGGTCGCCGCGCTGGGAGAGGAGGTCGTCGAGTTGGACGTCAAGGGCCCTCTGGTGGGCGATGCACTCATGCAGCAGCCGCGTCATGGCCCCCACGTCCGTCAGCGAGCGCACGTACTCCACCGCCTCTGTCGTCCCGAAGTCCACCGATGATGATATGGCGTGGGTGGCGCTGCCGGGGGATGATAGAGTGCCATTTTCCTGATCCAATATTGAACCGTTCCCGTTGGAGTGAGGAGTTGCCCccattcttttctctctctctctctcttctcagaTCTCCCTACTCATCACAACCAACACTCCAACAGGATGAAGAAacaagttttctttttttttttttaattcaagaaACGAGGAAATAAAAAGTTCTGGAGCGCCGACCCGTTTTGATGGGCCGGGTTTAGCTTAACCCAAATTGTGTTACACACGTTATTGGGATGATCACGGACAGAATTggttcagattaaaaaaaaatgaactgataCAATTAAATTCGGGTTAGATTGAATCGAGTAATTACTAATtagattttcaattgaaaataaaatttaaaaaaataaaaaaatctctaaatacaatagatatataatataataataaaaaaataatatatcattAATTTAagcttaaaattattatttgaaagattttacaattagaagataaaattatatatattattaacttttattgatttattttaattaaaattaaactaattagatAATCGAATTGATTCGAATTCTGCAACTTCAAAACTAatattcaaaataattaaaattgaatttaatcAGACTAGGGCAATTTACCTAAATGAAATAAATGAAGAAAATGTTTATCCAATTGCAACAATTGAGAATTGTTTACTTTTGTGTCCTATTACTGTTTTATGTAATTCGTGGAACCCTACCACGTTTTAAAATTATACCATAAACGGTGGTATTCTACCACGGTTTATGAACAAAGAAAATTATACATAAATCGTGGAACcctgccacggtttatgaagTGGAGATTTTTATACATAAACCTTGGTACTCTAGCACGGTTTATGTTCAGTGAAAATTCTATATATACACGGTGAATCTCATTGTGTTGAACAGGAGCATTTTCACAATGGCAA
This window contains:
- the LOC112758560 gene encoding pyruvate dehydrogenase E1 component subunit alpha-3, chloroplastic isoform X1; translated protein: MSFSATNFAQPRPVPVGIRSNEKSLSSDPFRFRFRGSPSFLGSPHSLRFNPTPPLKLAIPHSRRSPAAAVTDVSNGKMVKSSANMLFGFVLQLITKEEGLELYEDMILGRFFEDMCAQMYYRGKMFGFVHLYNGQEAVSTGFIKLLKKEDTVVSTYRDHVHALSKGVPARAVMSELFGKATGCCRGQGGSMHMFSKEHNLIGGFAFIGEGIPVATGAAFSSKYRREVLKEASADHVTLAFFGDGTCNNGQFYECLNMAALWKLPIIFVVENNLWAIGMSHLRATSDPEIWKKGPAFGMAGVHVDGMDVLKVREVAKEAIERARRGDGPTLVECETYRFRGHSLADPDELRDPAEKARYAARDPISALKKYMIENKLANEQELKSIEKKIDEVLDDAVEYSDESPLPPRSQLLENVFADPKGFGIGPDGKYRCEDPKFTQGTAHV
- the LOC112758560 gene encoding pyruvate dehydrogenase E1 component subunit alpha-3, chloroplastic isoform X2 gives rise to the protein MSFSATNFAQPRPVPVGIRSNEKSLSSDPFRFRFRGSPSFLGSPHSLRFNPTPPLKLAIPHSRRSPAAAVTDVSNGKMVKSSANMLITKEEGLELYEDMILGRFFEDMCAQMYYRGKMFGFVHLYNGQEAVSTGFIKLLKKEDTVVSTYRDHVHALSKGVPARAVMSELFGKATGCCRGQGGSMHMFSKEHNLIGGFAFIGEGIPVATGAAFSSKYRREVLKEASADHVTLAFFGDGTCNNGQFYECLNMAALWKLPIIFVVENNLWAIGMSHLRATSDPEIWKKGPAFGMAGVHVDGMDVLKVREVAKEAIERARRGDGPTLVECETYRFRGHSLADPDELRDPAEKARYAARDPISALKKYMIENKLANEQELKSIEKKIDEVLDDAVEYSDESPLPPRSQLLENVFADPKGFGIGPDGKYRCEDPKFTQGTAHV
- the LOC112758558 gene encoding conserved oligomeric Golgi complex subunit 4; amino-acid sequence: MGATPHSNGNGSILDQENGTLSSPGSATHAISSSVDFGTTEAVEYVRSLTDVGAMTRLLHECIAHQRALDVQLDDLLSQRGDLDRHLLHLQRSSEVLDIVKSDSDHMLSNVSSTCDLADDVSRKVRELDIAQSRVRSTLLRIDAIVERANCLDGVHRALENEDYEAAAKYVQTFLQIDSQYKDSASDQRERLMGAKKQLEGIVRKKLSNAVDQRDHPSILRFIRLYTPLGLEEEGLQVYVGYLKKVIAMRSRLEFEQLVELMEQNSAGGINAGMNQSPVNFVGCLTNLFKDIVLAIEENSEILSSLCGEDGIVYAICELQEECDSRGSVILKKYMEYRKLAKLSTEINAQNNNLLAVGGSPEGPDPREIELYLEEILSLMQLGEDYTEFMISKIKGLTSVDPELVPRATKAFRSGSFSKVAQDLTGFYVILEGFFMVENVRKAIRIDEHVPDSLTTSMVDDVFYVLQSCLRRAISTANISSVVAVLSGASSLLSNEYQEALQQKTREPNLGAKLFFGGVGVQKTGTEIATSLNNMDVSSEYVLKLKHEIEEQCAEVFPAPADREKVKSCLSELADSSNAFKQALNAGIEQLVATITPRIRPVLDSVGTISYELSEAEYADNEVNDPWVQRLLHAVETNVAWMQPLMTVNNYDTFVHLVIDFIVKRLEVIMMQKRFSQLGGLQLDRDARALVSHFSVMTQRTVRDKFARLTQMATILNLEKVSEILDFWGENSGPMTWRLTPAEVRRVLGLRVDFKPEAIAALKL